A genomic segment from Deinococcus sp. YIM 77859 encodes:
- a CDS encoding NADH-quinone oxidoreductase subunit N — protein MLQVPDVALAPMLPILIVLAGAVASTVLGFSLPRRALTIINLVMLTLSGVSMGYLWNSGATAFGGSLRADNAALLLGLILLIGSAMTLLVSLDTAYRARVSFPEFDAMLMYAVTGTLLIAFSGDLITLLIGLEIMSLSGYVLATLQDSRPAEESGLKYFLLGAAGSAILIYGIALVYGATGSLNYVGIAERAAGLTPQNLAILVGGALMLLAGFGFKVALAPFHQWTPDVYSGAPTSIGLFLSTVVKVAAFAGMLRVFGGALQNAPGWASVLQVLIAFTLIVGNAAALFQTNFKRLLAYSAVAHTGFLALGLLGTPAQGGAALTYYLLIYTLMTAAAFAVVAALQRTEAGMGIGDLRGLYYRHPAYAAALAVCLASLAGLPPFAGFFGKYLVFQAALQNGYVWLSVLAALASVVALVYYLRPGMLMFMPDRTPAREYPHGERRATTLTVALGVVGVTVLGILPNLWYGWAANPAFWELLAGR, from the coding sequence ATGCTGCAAGTCCCTGATGTCGCCCTTGCCCCCATGCTGCCCATCCTGATCGTGTTGGCGGGGGCCGTGGCCAGCACCGTGCTGGGCTTCTCTCTGCCCCGGCGCGCCCTGACGATCATCAACCTCGTGATGCTGACGCTGAGTGGAGTCAGCATGGGATACCTCTGGAACAGCGGGGCAACCGCGTTTGGCGGTTCCCTGCGGGCCGACAACGCGGCTCTTTTGCTGGGCCTCATCCTCCTGATCGGCAGCGCGATGACCCTGCTGGTGAGCCTCGACACCGCCTACCGCGCTCGCGTCAGCTTTCCGGAGTTCGACGCGATGCTGATGTACGCGGTCACCGGCACGCTCTTGATCGCCTTTTCCGGCGACCTGATCACCCTCCTGATCGGCCTGGAGATCATGAGCCTCAGCGGCTACGTCCTCGCCACCCTACAGGACTCGCGCCCCGCCGAGGAATCCGGCCTGAAGTACTTTCTGCTGGGCGCGGCAGGCAGCGCCATCCTGATCTACGGCATCGCTCTGGTGTACGGCGCGACCGGCAGCCTGAATTACGTCGGGATCGCGGAACGTGCAGCGGGGCTTACGCCGCAAAATCTGGCGATCCTGGTGGGTGGAGCGCTGATGCTGCTCGCGGGCTTTGGGTTCAAGGTGGCGCTGGCCCCCTTCCACCAGTGGACGCCGGACGTCTACAGCGGCGCGCCCACCAGCATCGGCCTCTTCCTCAGCACGGTGGTCAAGGTCGCCGCCTTTGCGGGCATGCTGCGCGTGTTCGGCGGAGCGCTTCAGAACGCGCCGGGCTGGGCCTCTGTCCTTCAGGTGCTGATCGCCTTTACCCTGATTGTGGGCAATGCCGCCGCGCTTTTCCAGACCAACTTCAAGCGGCTGCTGGCCTACTCGGCGGTGGCGCACACCGGCTTCCTGGCCCTGGGCCTGCTGGGCACCCCGGCTCAAGGAGGGGCAGCCCTCACGTACTACCTGCTGATCTACACCCTGATGACCGCTGCGGCCTTTGCGGTCGTCGCTGCGCTGCAACGCACCGAGGCGGGCATGGGGATAGGCGACCTGCGCGGGCTGTACTACCGTCACCCGGCGTATGCGGCGGCCCTCGCGGTGTGCCTCGCGTCCTTGGCAGGTCTGCCGCCCTTTGCAGGATTTTTCGGCAAGTACCTGGTGTTCCAGGCGGCCCTGCAAAACGGGTACGTGTGGCTCTCGGTGCTCGCGGCCCTCGCCAGTGTCGTCGCCCTGGTGTACTACCTGCGCCCCGGCATGCTGATGTTCATGCCCGACCGCACTCCGGCCCGCGAGTACCCGCACGGCGAGCGCAGAGCAACCACCCTCACCGTCGCTCTTGGCGTGGTGGGGGTCACCGTGCTGGGCATCCTCCCCAACCTCTGGTACGGCTGGGCGGCGAATCCCGCGTTCTGGGAGCTGCTGGCGGGAAGGTAG
- a CDS encoding diguanylate cyclase: protein MRSSPERPLTRAMLVLAVLLGAALGLLFPNNDRLWDALNQALPSPPDPRVVVVGIDDASLRDYGPLSGWPQGLYAQAMRTLDEAGVQTIGLDVPLSELARREPGLAEVFSRPNVVLALPPGETLDLPPSWRAQTGVSGLAAGPGGRVRTFQTAYEHGNGRLVPSFVRQLATSAGQPVPLDPTPRLLRHIRSDPNRLGVIPFRDVVNGNVRFGDLQGRVVLIGLTAQDHPSAQNAAGQPTPAILLQAQAVSTLLGAPFLRLPLWLTVLLCVLAAALAVLTRGLWGFVIALLALALAAPLWLVNVLFPGVTVSVAAVLGTALVGLERWWTLRNLGTRDPLTGFGNRLAFTRAVEHRWPGRAGRPIGLLLVDLSGFRRVNETYGRAAGDEVLRDLAARLQAHKRRGDVVFRWGSDEFAVLLDNTGPQELARITEATRQILEGLQYRDLPLRASIGGATTGPEIRTATELIEAASRNRYRMKYQREQGEN, encoded by the coding sequence ATGCGGTCCTCCCCTGAGCGCCCCCTGACGCGGGCCATGCTGGTGCTGGCGGTCCTGCTCGGGGCCGCGCTAGGGCTGCTGTTTCCCAACAATGACCGCCTGTGGGACGCTCTGAACCAGGCGCTTCCCAGCCCGCCTGATCCGCGCGTGGTCGTGGTGGGGATCGATGACGCTTCCCTGCGGGATTACGGCCCGCTGTCTGGTTGGCCCCAAGGCCTCTACGCCCAGGCGATGCGCACCCTCGACGAGGCGGGGGTACAGACCATCGGCCTGGACGTCCCCCTCTCCGAACTCGCGCGGCGCGAGCCGGGGCTGGCAGAGGTCTTTTCCCGCCCCAACGTGGTGCTTGCCCTTCCCCCGGGCGAGACGCTGGACCTGCCCCCAAGCTGGCGAGCACAAACCGGGGTCAGCGGCCTTGCGGCTGGGCCGGGGGGGCGTGTCCGCACCTTCCAAACCGCTTACGAGCACGGCAACGGCCGCTTGGTCCCCTCCTTCGTGCGGCAGCTTGCCACGAGTGCGGGGCAGCCCGTGCCGCTTGATCCCACCCCCCGGCTGCTGCGCCACATCCGCAGTGACCCCAACCGACTGGGCGTGATTCCCTTTCGCGACGTGGTGAACGGCAACGTTCGCTTCGGGGACCTTCAGGGCCGGGTGGTGCTGATTGGCCTGACCGCCCAGGACCACCCCAGCGCTCAGAACGCGGCGGGCCAGCCCACCCCCGCCATCCTCCTCCAGGCACAGGCGGTGTCCACCCTGCTGGGCGCGCCGTTTCTGCGCTTGCCGCTGTGGCTGACGGTACTGCTGTGCGTGCTGGCCGCCGCCTTGGCGGTGCTCACACGCGGCCTGTGGGGCTTTGTGATCGCGCTCCTGGCCCTCGCTTTGGCCGCGCCGCTTTGGCTGGTGAACGTGCTGTTTCCCGGCGTGACCGTCTCGGTCGCTGCGGTCCTAGGCACCGCTCTGGTCGGCTTAGAACGCTGGTGGACGCTGCGCAACCTGGGCACCCGCGATCCCCTCACCGGCTTCGGCAACCGCCTGGCCTTTACCCGCGCGGTCGAGCACCGCTGGCCGGGCCGTGCGGGCCGCCCCATCGGTCTGCTGCTGGTGGACCTCAGCGGCTTCCGCAGGGTGAATGAGACCTATGGCCGCGCCGCCGGAGACGAGGTGCTGCGCGATCTGGCTGCCCGCCTGCAGGCGCACAAGCGCCGCGGCGACGTGGTGTTTCGCTGGGGCTCCGACGAGTTCGCCGTGCTGCTCGACAACACCGGGCCGCAGGAACTCGCCCGCATCACCGAAGCGACGCGGCAAATCCTCGAAGGCCTCCAGTACCGCGACCTGCCCCTCCGCGCGAGCATCGGCGGCGCCACCACCGGCCCGGAGATCCGCACCGCCACCGAGCTGATCGAGGCCGCCAGCCGCAACCGCTACCGAATGAAGTACCAGCGGGAACAGGGGGAGAACTGA